The genome window TGATCGACAAGCCCAGCATGATCGCGGTGTTGGCCAGCGCGGTGGCCTGACCGGACAGCAGGTAGCCGTTCGCAAGCCCGAACAGGGCGAACGGGGCCGCCCCCGCCCACAGCAGCGCCACGAGGGCGAGCCACCGCCCGGCGGCGAGGCTGACGTCGTCGACCAGGGCACCGGTGAGGAGCACCGCCCCGATCGCGGGCACCGTGACGGCCATGCCGGCGGCGACCTTTCCCGCCACCACCTGGCGGGGGAGGAGCGGGGTGAGGCGAAGCTGGCGCAGCCACCCGGCCGCCCGGTCTTCGGCGAGGCCGCTGGCGTTGGTGAACGCGCTGCCCAGCGCGCCGTACGCGGCCATGTTCACCATGACGGCGATGACGGCGTCCCGCCGGTCACCGGGGACGAGACCGAGGCCGGTGAAGATCAGGTACATGATCACCGGCATGGCGACGCCGAAGATCACATAGCCGCCGTCCCGGGCGGTCCGGATGAGCTCGAGCCTGAGGTAGCCGATCATCACACCGTCTCCTTCGCGGTGAGCGCGATGAACGCGTCCTCCAGGTCGGCGGGGGTCACCTCGATGTCCCGCACCGCTCCCGCCTGGGCGAGCGCCACCACGGTGGCGTCGGGGTCACTGCTGTGCAGGTGCACGCGGTCTCCCTGGACCTCCAGGTGGCGGACCCCGGGGAGCGTCCCGAGCCAGGCGACGTCGCCGCGCGCCGTCACCCGCACCGTGGTCAGCGCGGCCATCCGCTTGATCTCGGCGCTGGTGCCGTCCGCCACCAACCGGCCCCGGTCGATGACGACGATCCGGTCGGCGTGCTCGTCGGCCTCCTCGAGGTAGTGGGTGGAGAACAGGATCGTCTTGCCTTGGTCCGCCAGGTCCCGCATGCCGTGCCAGAACCGCCGTCTCGCCCCGGCGTCGAGCGCGGCGGTGGGCTCGTCGAGGACGATCAGGTCGGGATCGCCGATGACGGCCATCGCGAACCGCACCCGCTGGGCCTGGCCGCCGGAGAGCCGGTCCACCCGGCGGTCGCGGAGCTCGGTGATGCGGGCGAGGGCGAGCACGTGGTCGAGGGGGAGTGGCCTGGGGTAGGCGCCGGCCACGAAGGTCAGGAGCTCCCGCACGGTGACCCGGGAGATCAGGCCGCCCACCTGGGGCATGGCGCCGACGCGGCCCAGCCGTACGGCATGCTCGGGGGGACCGCCGAACAGGGTCACCTCGCCGCTGTCCGGGGGCAGGAGCCCGAGGAGCACGGCGATGGTGGTCGACTTGCCCGCCCCGTTCGGCCCGAGCAGGGCGACGGTCTGGCCCCGGGGAACGGTGAGCGTGAGGCCGTCCACCGCGCGCACGGAGCCGAAGCTCTTGGTCACCGAGGTGAGTGATAGCGCTGCGTCGTCCATGCCGGACAGGCTAGGAATCGGCCTTCCGCCGCAGGTAGATCGGCCGATCCATGGTTGGGCAGGATATTTGTCCCAAGCCACCACGACCGGCGGGCTGAAGCGCACCGCCTCGGCTCCGGCCGCGGGGCGGCCGATCAACCGGCCCCCGGCCGGAACGGCGCACCTCTCGCATCGGCCGCGCGAGGAGCCGTGCCCGGCCGCCGTGCCGCCGCGAGGCCGGTGAGGAGGCGGTCCCACTGCCGCCCGATCGAGCCGAGGTCGTAGCCCGCCGCGGTGCGCACGGCCCGGGCCCCCATCCGGCGCCGCAGCTCCTCGTCCTCGATGAGGGTGCAGATCGCGTCGGCCAGCCTGCGGACGTCTCCCATCTCGACCAGGAGCCCGTCGTGGCCGTGGGTGATCAGTTCGGCCGGCCCGGTCGGGCAGTCGAAGCTCACCACCGGCACCCCTTTGCCCATGGCCTCCAGGATGACGAGCGGCATGCCCTC of Thermobispora bispora DSM 43833 contains these proteins:
- a CDS encoding ABC transporter permease; this translates as MIGYLRLELIRTARDGGYVIFGVAMPVIMYLIFTGLGLVPGDRRDAVIAVMVNMAAYGALGSAFTNASGLAEDRAAGWLRQLRLTPLLPRQVVAGKVAAGMAVTVPAIGAVLLTGALVDDVSLAAGRWLALVALLWAGAAPFALFGLANGYLLSGQATALANTAIMLGLSIIGGLWVPVGTFPGWLRAIAEWTPSYGYASLARQAAFGELPGLRELAVLLAWLAVFGLFAGYGYRRAGRTV
- a CDS encoding ABC transporter ATP-binding protein, translated to MDDAALSLTSVTKSFGSVRAVDGLTLTVPRGQTVALLGPNGAGKSTTIAVLLGLLPPDSGEVTLFGGPPEHAVRLGRVGAMPQVGGLISRVTVRELLTFVAGAYPRPLPLDHVLALARITELRDRRVDRLSGGQAQRVRFAMAVIGDPDLIVLDEPTAALDAGARRRFWHGMRDLADQGKTILFSTHYLEEADEHADRIVVIDRGRLVADGTSAEIKRMAALTTVRVTARGDVAWLGTLPGVRHLEVQGDRVHLHSSDPDATVVALAQAGAVRDIEVTPADLEDAFIALTAKETV